One Candidatus Polarisedimenticolia bacterium genomic region harbors:
- a CDS encoding S46 family peptidase, whose amino-acid sequence MKTMIAIGLLACATVAARADEGMWTFDNFPSAEVKTKYGFAPDKQWLEQVRLASVRLAGGCSGSIVSGSGLVMTNHHCARTCIQQNSTKEKDLMTSGFVAGGQAEELKCPEIEVNQLLSIADITDRMNAATKGLADKAYNDALKAEMSRAEKECTTDDQTRCDVVTLYHGGRYHLYKFRRFQDVRLVFAPEADIAHFGGDLDNFMFPRYCLDVSFLRLYDKDQPAKTEHYLKWSATGPNDGDLAFVPGNPGSTRRLFTVAELEYERDVALPQRLM is encoded by the coding sequence ATGAAAACGATGATCGCCATCGGCCTGCTCGCCTGCGCCACCGTCGCGGCGCGCGCCGACGAGGGGATGTGGACCTTCGACAACTTCCCGTCCGCCGAGGTCAAGACGAAGTATGGATTCGCGCCCGACAAGCAGTGGCTTGAGCAGGTCCGGCTGGCCTCCGTGCGTCTGGCCGGCGGCTGCTCGGGCAGCATCGTCTCCGGGAGCGGCCTGGTGATGACCAACCACCACTGCGCGCGCACCTGCATCCAGCAGAACTCGACGAAGGAGAAAGACCTGATGACGTCGGGTTTCGTTGCGGGCGGCCAGGCCGAGGAGCTGAAGTGCCCGGAAATCGAGGTCAACCAGCTGCTGAGCATCGCCGACATCACCGACCGCATGAACGCCGCGACCAAAGGCCTGGCCGACAAGGCGTACAACGACGCGTTGAAGGCGGAGATGTCGCGCGCCGAGAAGGAGTGCACCACCGACGACCAGACCCGCTGCGACGTGGTGACGCTCTACCACGGCGGCCGGTATCATCTTTATAAGTTCCGCCGCTTCCAGGATGTCCGCCTGGTCTTCGCTCCCGAAGCCGACATCGCGCACTTCGGCGGCGATCTCGACAACTTCATGTTCCCGCGCTACTGCCTCGACGTCTCCTTCCTGCGCCTGTACGACAAGGACCAGCCCGCGAAGACGGAGCATTACCTGAAGTGGTCCGCAACCGGCCCGAACGACGGCGACCTGGCCTTCGTGCCGGGCAATCCCGGGAGCACCCGGCGCCTGTTCACGGTGGCGGAGCTGGAATACGAGCGCGACGTGGCGCTGCCGCAGCGGCTGATG